The Scylla paramamosain isolate STU-SP2022 chromosome 47, ASM3559412v1, whole genome shotgun sequence DNA window ttggggttttcaagggtgttttcatggttccaatGATAGCACGACAGGCTGCAatagaagttattggggttttcaagggtgttttcatggttccagtgatagctTGACAGGTTGCAatagaagttattggagttttcaagggtgttttcatggttccagtgataacttaacaggctgcagtggaaattattggggttttcaagggtgttttcaaggttccattGATAGGTTGACAGGTTTTACTTTTAGTGAAACCTGtatttttaaacactttaaGCTTTCATAGGTCTGTTTTACAAAGGTTACAAAGACAGCCATACATCCTGCTAGGATCACCATAATCACCATCCTCCCTCATCAGGGTATGTCATCTTCTTCGGGTCGGTCACCTCGCTGGTCAGCCTGGCGTGGGGTGTCATGGCCTACTCACGGGGCTGCCGCTTCACCCAGCTGGAGAAGAACAACATCTCCTTGCTGGGCTCCTTTGTCATCTTCCTGTGGCACCTCTTCTGTCTTGGTGAGACACTCAGCAGCTCACACACTGCTAGCCTTGACTAAAATGAACCAGACTtatctttacctaacctaaccaatttttttttctgacctaacctaatctgtcTTAACTTAACCAAAGTTAAATTTACCTAACCCACCAAACCTATTGATCTAACtttacttaatctaacctaacctaagaaaACCTAATTTTACTTGGCCCAACCTAATAATCTAGCCAAACTTACCTTAATCTTACCTAACAACCAAAcataactttacctaacttaacctaacctaacctggcctaaccAGACTTAATTCagtgtacataagaacctaacctaacccagtgtGTGTGAGAACCTAACTTAAACCCAGTGTGCCTGAGTGTGTGAGTAGATGTGTTGTAAGGTCATTATTCaataacctagcctaactttacctaacctaactttacccaaCCTAAGCCAGTGTgcatgagtgagagagtgaatgtgtTGTCGAGGCAGTGTCTcatggctctagtgacagatttacaagatttacacattattaacaggagaaacagtcttgagaatcttgctaatcatctctgtagccttggaaAATTATtgtagtgagagaggaaagcatttcagaatatggtttttgaaggatgtttttacagttgtagtgacagatttacaagatttctacattattgaaaGGAGAAGCAGCCTTGGGACTCTgcttatcatctctgtagccttggaaaataatcttgatgagagagcaaagcatttcagaatatgggttTTGAAGAGTATTTTTACcattgtagtgacagattaacaagatttctacactattaaaaGGAGAAGCAGCTTTGGGAACATGGCTaatcatcactgtggccttggaaaataattgtagtgaaagaggaaagcgtTTCAGAAGATGGTTTTTGaagagtgtttttaaagttgtagtgacagattaacaagatttctacattattaaaagaagGAGCAGCCTTGGGAACCCAGGTAATCATctggaaaatagtcatggtgagagagcaaaggttTCTGGTCACTGTTTCATATTTCACCCGTCCTCAGCCGCCCGGGTGACAGCACTGGTGCTGTTCGCCTCCTGCTTccggatggtggtgatgtgggtcTGCCTGGGCCACTGGGTAATCATGGCTGCCTGTCTCCTGCTGTGTCGTGCATTCAGGGAAGCTTGCACCTCCATTTTCTCTGAGGTGCTGATGAGGtgaggactggtggtggtggtgtggtggtggtggtgtggctgcaTAGAGATGATGAATGACTTGTGAGGCAGTTTGATTATATGCTAAACAGTTATCTCTCTGCATATTTGGTGTATTGAATAGTTCATTTTgtaacgtggtggtggtggtggtggtggtggtgtgactaTAAATGAGGGATTGTGAGTGACGTTTAATGATACACTAAATAACTGTCTGTCTTTATATTTGGTGTATTGAATGGTGtattttttaaactttcaagCTGTATCTTTGCTCTGTTCCCACTGATTCGAAAATGGCAAGAAATATTTGGCTGCAGGAGCAAATAtagcaataacaccaccaccaccaccaccaccaacaacaacaacaacaacaacaacaacacatagaaaaaaaaaacacattcacagtaacaacaacaacaacaacagtgacagcACATTctcacactaccaccaccactactaacaacaacaacaacaatgtccaacccttcaggaagtaaaccgTTCATGCAGGGCAGCCACAGaatgtctgacttctgatctctctaaaattactgattggggcagagcaaacttagtattgttcagtgcctcaaaaactcagttcctccatctatcacctcaacacaaccttccagacaactatcccttcttcattgacacttaactgtccccttcttctatactgaacatcttcgatctgtcctttacttataatgtaaactgcaaacttcacatctcatctctagctaaaacagcttctatgaagttaggtgttctgagtcatctctgccagtttttctcaccccactaactgctaactctgtacaggggccttatccatctatgtatggagtatgcttcacatgtctggggggattccactcatactgctcttctagacagggtggaatcaaaagcttttcatctcatcaactcctctcctctaaccgactgtcttcagcctctttctcatcactgcaatgttggatctcttgctatcttctgccactattttcatgctaactgctcttctgatcttgttaactgcatgcctcccctcctcccatgccttgctgcacaagactttcttctttctctcacctgtactctgttcacctctctaacgtaagagttaaccagaattctcagttattcatccctttctctggtaaactctggaattccctgcctgcttctgtatttccgccttcctatgacttgaattccatcaaaagggaggtttcaagacacttacccttcagttttttactaccgctttggatttggggactggcatctcagtgggctttttttttctttttttatgttcctcctacataaacacacacacacacacacacacacacacacacacacacacacacacacacacacacacacacacacaccaccatacTTTCCCCATACCACCAAGTACTCACCCAAACCCTAtccacctaacttaacctaaccctgtCCACCTAATCAAACTAACCCAGCCCTTTccacctaaccaaactaacccaaCTTGACACTATCCACCTAATTTAATCCAACCCAACCATCTCCAGCTTGGTGTTTGGAGCGGTGTACATTTTTGTGTTCCTGAATTACAAGGACGAGCCAACACGGTGGAAGTATGTGGCTTACTACACCATGTGGGAAGTGGAGAACTTGGTACTGTTGGTGTTGTTCCTCCTGTATGCTGACCCTGCTGTCTGGTACTATGTCCCAGGTGAGTTGCCAAACATAGGCACATAAGAGCATAGGAACatagaaatataacaaaaattagTTAAGCAtcagaaatgaataaaacatgCAGCATTTTTTaatctctatttttttgtaatttttatttatttattcattttttttatgtaagagaggcactggcAAAATAATAAAGTATGTAGCATTTCttacttattgatttattttatttcatttcatgcatttcaaaaatttgtattcattattttttctgtaaGATGGACACTGGTACTGGCATAATTCTTCACATACTTCCTGTAGTCAGCTCTGAttatacactgaaaaaaaaaatatatatatatatacagtggaatcTTGGTTCTCGAACTTAATTCGTCCCTGAATGTCGTTTGAAATCCAAATTGTTTGAAAACccaaactattttccccataggaatcaatgtaaaatgaattaatctgttaccagacaccagtctaccctgtcttagcagTTTATGACAGGCACTCTCACatccaagatggctgcttcacaacatctccagctcataAATTATTTATACAGAAAGGATGTAACgaatgaacttagtgatacagaactcatcagaagatactgtttagaccgatatagtgagggaagccttgcagagggacacagagaggagcaacccacttaccaccaaaatgaagatgatcataacatttagacatcttgctgctggggaaagctactggaaaaatgcagttgtgcagtagtgatggtgttctGGGTGATTGAAAGAGGAacaggtggcttgggattactTCTGAGTGCCAAAAActgttttgtttacatcctTATCAGCAGGATCacctttactttatttcaaatattgaattactgtcttacactctgtgtctctcctccaaatatataaaaacaaagtagatatttatagaaacttttgctatgtcttttaatatttgaaattaaGTAACCTTGTTCTAGAATCAAACTATGGTACcacaaccaaagcaataatgggttcaaaattttgtttgaaatccaaattgttcaaaaagggaggcgtttggtaactgaggttccattgTATATAAAAGAGtgttcaaagaaaaaaacaagacaagcaAAACAAAATCAAGCATCAGTGAGGAAAACAAACCATAATTCTTGACACATTTACATTTCCTTGACGTCTTTGCAGCGGTGGTATTTCATTTGATGGCCTTTGCCCTGGGTCTGGTGTTCATGGGCATCTACTACACCCAGCTGCACCCCTCCAAGTGTGCCCTGCCCGTCCTGCCTCCACCCAGGGAGCAGGACGACCTCATACACTCACCAGAGGAGGATGCACATCAGGCAAACCAGACAGAACTATAGCACCCTTGTCATCACCATGCCTGTTATCACCATGCCTGTCATTTCTACTCGTAGTCTCAAATATCTCAGTATCTTATCTGTGACTACTTCTAACAGGCTgctgtggaagttattggagttttcaaggatgttttcatagtTCCAGTGATGGTTTGACAGGCTgctgtggaagttattggggttttcaagggtgtttacaGGAAGTTACTGAGAGTTTCAAGGGTGTTCTAGTGATAGTGAAATGGAAATTTTTAACTGTTAATGAAAAAACACCCATGGGAACCTGACTCATGATtagtgtggcctttgaaaacagttgtagTGAAAGAACAAGGCATTTCAAAATATAGACTTGTGTTTGGTGAGTCGAGATGTGACTGTGTGTAGGTTTGTATAGGAGAATGTGCTCATAATGTAGTTGTTAAATATGTGAggcatttagagagagagagagagagagagtggatcttctttacactatatatatatatataacttaaattagtgtatttgtgtatgtttgtcttcatgtgtattataattatatatgcATACTAAAGGGGAAccagtcatgtgtgtgtgtgtgtgtgtgtgtgtttgtgtgtgtgtgtgtgtgtgtcagcctaAGTGCCTTTAAAGAAAtgtcttgtgattttttttttttctcctgttcttcttcttcttcttcttcttcttcttcttcttcttcttcttcttcttcttcttcttcttcttcttcttcttcttcttcttcttcttcttcttcttcttcttcttcttcttcttctctcatttcttctttttctacttcttgagtTATGGTTTTCTGTATCCAATATTTTCCCACTCTCCTAAATAACTTTGTTCttacttcattatttcattcagtattccttcaccctcttactctctccttcccctcactacATCCCTCCTCCATGccccttgtttcctttctctctccctctccctctccctctccctctccctcttcctcttcctcttcctctccttcctgtttgACTACTAgccctgttgttgttattcttttttttgttttctgttgtttttttttatttgtatttttctcatctttttattttttctttcttgtccttatcaattcttcctccttctccttctccacctcatcatcatcatttccctGTTCCTTTTATGCTTCCTTATCAACTCTTccacatcatctcctcctcctcctcctcctcctcctcctcctcctcctcctcctcctcctcctcctcctcctgtctaaagcaacaaaggagaaaggggaagaaccAACAGGAGAATGAAATCTTAGAAGTATTAGTGTAGATCTGCCTAAAAGAACAGTTGGAGAGAGGAACACAGGATCACAAAGAAAGACCAAAGAGAGTGCAAGGTTAGATGTATTAGTGAGGGAATCTCAGAAGGGGTGGCATGATGTGTGACGTGCATTTATATTTCCCTGGGTTATGACTGAGCTCATGGGGGTGTGAGTGAGCTGAAACTTACCTACAGTCCCTCATGCATGTCtctagcttgtgtgtgtgtgtgtgtgtgtgtgtgtgtgtgtgtgtgtgtgtgtgtgtgtgtgtgtgtgtgtgtgtgtgtgtgtgtgtgtgtgtgtgtgtgtgaggaaggcaGGACAGACTGAGATGATGGAGCAACTTGGGATTTTATTGGTGGGTGGTAAAGGAAGGCAGCACACAGAAGTCAAGAAAGAGTTGAGTTAACATACAAGACAGCACCTTAATCTCttattggtggtggtaaaggaagGCAGGACACACTGAGATGTTGAAGGAGGGATTAATTCATATTTTAAATTGTAgcatgttattgttgttggttaATGAGGGGAGAGCAGACTGAGAAGCTAAAATGCAAATTAATTAACATTTTAAACTGcaccttcactttttatttgtgCTGGTAAGACTGAAAACTAGAGAACAGGAAGTTGATTTTGTCTGTtaattttgtctctttctccacaAAATTAGAGAAAGTTCATTTTGTCTCTCAGCCACAGAGGTAGAGAAAGTTAgttatttctgtttctcttagCCACAGAACCATTCAAGAGACTGTTGTACAAAAGCAAGCATCAGAAAGGAAGTGAATATATGAAAGCtgtgtgttgcagtgaaaggtTTGCTCATGCTAATGGTGAAGGCAGCAGTGTGTTGCTGCCTGTGTGCTGGACGGCCACCACTCTTAGCCTCATCTCAGTATTGGTCACTTAATCTGTATCCCTGTGTAATAAGGTCGTAAATATTGTATGTCTGTTGCGGGAGTTTGCGTCGTGTTGCCCCAagatgataaacaaacaaacacacacagatcccTCAGACCGAgacttgtttgttttcttctgccACAAGTTATGTTCTTCATTGCATATGGgagtttattttgtgttgttcCAAGGTGATATTCAGAGCCAAAGCCATGGtggtaaggacacacacacacacacacacacacacacacacacacacacacacacacacacacacacacacacacacacacatttccacaaATTCTTCTGTACAATTATCACTTTGCAGTACAGTaggaattatttttatttatttttatttttttaattcttttttcaatgcattatattttattttatttttttttatttttatgcataatcagttttcctttattttgaaacactatcagttttctttttatgttcatttttttttttctttttttaatgaatttttGTCAATTTTCACATTAGCTTCCCTTGCCACCATGAGGATCTAGTAGGGCGCCTCAGTGCTCAGCCAGCTTCCCTCATTGCTGCACTGCACTGTGTGTATGTTGGTGGTGTTATGTCTCACCACTCCCTCCCAAGCAGTGTGTGTCTCTGCTGTGCCATGCCGCCTCTGTTGCTTTGCCCACACTCTTGTCATTGTTTGCTTTGGGTGTTCACAGGCTATTGATATACTCTTTTGGTTTACTCAGGTATTCAAGATAATTGCACATTCTTGATTAAAATGGTAGCAGGTATTGTtaatattctcatttttttttacgtttatagTTGATgatactactgtgtgtgtgtgtgtgtgtgtgtgtgtgtgtgtgtgtgtgtgtgtgtgtgtgtggacttacAGCAGTGTTCATTAGGGTGACGGCACAACTTATCACAAtgtattcttaatttttcacgCTTGTAATTGATgaaattgttatttttatttgtttgttatgaaatatgttattttattagttttactgattgactgattgatttttaCTGATGTATTTCAAGTCCATGCACAATGTTGATTAAGATGACAGCAGGAATTATCTGTGttctcatttttcacttttgtaattgatgttgttattattaattgatttaattttactttgattttatgtatgtatattatttctttactcACATATCACAAATCACCACGCAGTGTTGATTAAGATGACGGCAGGAATTATTCACATCATCGTTTTTCAAGTTTGTAATTAatgatgtttgtttatttattctattttattttattttttttttttttttttttttttttttttcactcaggtATATCCAAGCAGTGCACAGTGTTGACAAAGATGGCTGCAAGAATCACCAGTGTATTCTCACTTTTCATGTGTGCAATTGACAattattatttgatttatttatctcttatagtttttcgttcatttatttttactgaGTTATGAAATTGTTGCAGCGTTgatcattaaccctttcactggcagTCAATCTTTCTCATCATAATCTACACCTTTTAAAATACTCATACCACAGTCTTAAAACCCTTGTATAGTGTAGCAAAGATGGAATTAACCTCATATTATCTTCCCCGTGACCATCCAAACACTTTACCACAGTGATCTAACGTTGACAGACAGTGAAGGGTTAAGGTGGCAGCAGCGTTGACAGATATCATTAGTGTAGTGGATGACACCGCAGCACCACGCACCACTCACCGCCAGCCGTCATTCGGCGGTGTGAGTGGATGCCAGGCTTTGTGTACACTCACACCACATCATATTAGATACTTGTtgcttgatttgtttatttttgtttacttatctcatttattctcttattaaactgttcattttttatttactttggtcattcacttatttgtttattttgtttattgatctcatttattcacttatttatctgtttattttcatttaattatctcatttattcacttatttatctgtatttttatttacttggcacatttattcatttatttatctgtttatatttatttacttagctcatttattcacttatctgtttatttttattttgttagctcatttattcatttatttaactgtatttttatttagcatttattcacttatttatctgtttatttttatttagttagctcatttattcatttatttacctgtttattttttgttgtatttgttaATTATTTGGTATAATTCTTGATGTCGGTGtaaatgtttgttttctcttgtctGATTCTACTTATTATTCACTGATCTATTTCAGTTTCAGTCACATAACAtgatttattcgtttatttacctatttatttgatttttactCTATTTATAAATTGTTGTAATTCTTGAAGGTGTAATTGTTTGGTATCAGTTATTTAATTCCACCTCTTACTCACTGACttgattattctttttattttacttatgaAGGTTGGTTTTATAAAATCCATGATGTTTTGTTGGTTCAAATGTCAGTTATTTAATGTCGCATATTTATTACTTGCtgactgatttattttttttattgtacttgTCAACTTTCTTTCATAATGTGTGATGTTTTATAAGATCCATGATGTTTGCTGGCTTAAATGTTGTCAGTTATTTCACTCCTCTCATTACTTACTGCACTGTTTATTTGCCTTATTGTATCGGTCAAGTTTTTCTCACAAAGTGCAATATTTTGTTGCTGGTTCAAGTGCTTCATTTATTCTCTGATATTCTCATACATTCATTTACAGGGAGGTTCCATTATACAAACGTCCGTTATACAGAAACCAATGATACAAGATGAGTAAATTAGAGACCGTTTTCTTTATACGAGAGCAAGTATCCAATGACACAAGCTTCAGTCCCAGGCGAGTAAAATTACAAAGTTTAAAATGGTTGCCCTCCTGCACCCTCCCACTGACACACCCAGGCTGTGTGGTGATGTGCTGTGTTCAGATGCACAGGGATATGTTTGTGAACACTGGAAGAGAACTGcacacccctcccctctcccctgccAGCCATTGATTCCACCACCATTAACTAAACATTGGTGAGTGTTGTGCAggttttgtgtgtttaattgATATGAAATCATATTTTTTGTATGCTGTTTTCTCTTCCAGGCTGCTATATTGACAGTTCTGTAATATGACACATTTGTTGCATTTGGTATCATACATTTTAGCTTTGGTATTGTACATTTTAGCTTGAAAACTTACTGAACTTTACCATTTTTTGCTATTAGTTATGTTTTGCTATATGAAAATTTTCTACATGAGCAATTTAAATGGAACCTAACTGCTCATATCATCGGGACCTCCCTGTATTTCATGTCACTCATTACATACTGgactatttatttgttttatcataATTGTCAAATTTCTTCCGTGACTTGTAATATTTTATAAAATTTTCAGCATTCTATAAGACTTAGAATGTCAAGCACATCAAATTTCCCACATTTTACAAGAGAAATTTGTCTGATCttgttttaaagctccctaatgactcagcactaacaacctgct harbors:
- the LOC135094829 gene encoding XK-related protein 6-like; this translates as MAQNGILDSSEDEVDFPPNDYIYRPIDVFFVVVGIVTLIMDWGFDITTAYNHWCHDDFAWFTLTVIFMCSSSLVIMVVSLRWYIKDMSNDKVPPVSKCKWVARVLILLLQLGPLIRYYDTLTFGLKSRWYWRRGDTHRQKQFYTWMLYEDADSVFLRMFECFMEAAPQLVLQLYILTQIPVTDDPSKYGKIWRYVIFFGSVTSLVSLAWGVMAYSRGCRFTQLEKNNISLLGSFVIFLWHLFCLAARVTALVLFASCFRMVVMWVCLGHWVIMAACLLLCRAFREACTSIFSEVLMSLVFGAVYIFVFLNYKDEPTRWKYVAYYTMWEVENLVLLVLFLLYADPAVWYYVPAVVFHLMAFALGLVFMGIYYTQLHPSKCALPVLPPPREQDDLIHSPEEDAHQANQTEL